The window TTAGatctaaatggacagattgataaacCTGAAGTCTAACTGACTTCATGTCCATGGACATGAAATGTAGCCCGAATTATAGAATGACTCAAACAGGCTGAAATTCGCAAACTCTATTGATAAGGGCTTGACGCTGCAGCTAATTGGACTATAATATTCAGAGGCAGCGAGCAGGACCAACTGTCagaatttgtataatttaatacattttaattaataactAGCTAGAGCCAGACTACCTCTGCTACCTGATTGGACTGCAGGGACCGCCTCATGCTACaggtagtgacaaggacactagcagaacacagaactagagaagaatcagtcaggaaggatgaggagagagcaaatgtctgtggccaccacatataaaactgttccctttctgttgttgtcttgcttttgcctcttcattgcacctgttgtcactttcatttgcaccaaaacaggtgaaattgattcacaatcacttgtgcttcctaaatggacagattgataaacCTGAAGTcgaactgacttggtgttttactgtgaccattaagtgttcccttaacatttagagctgtgtatttatcagCTTACTttagttcagtttgttttaaatgatactaATGTGATactaacataaataataataacatatatacttTCAGACATCTTGCATTTCTTAACCCCCCAAATGTTCCAGTTGAGCTCTACAGTTCaacctctgtcagcagcagaataatggaCTCATGAACATGGAGACACTCCCACGTGCTGTTACACTGACGCTCAACattcagccaatgacagagagggaacgGCACAGCCATATTTACAtgtaatgtgtttaaatacagcCTGGCCACTGACGTCTACATTCATTGAATCGAATAATATCGTGACGATGCCTGAACCAGCGAAGACTGCGCCCAAGAAGGGCTCCAAGAAAGCGGTGGCGAAGGCCCCCGGTAAGGgcggaaagaagaggagaaagtccagGAAGGAGAGCTACGCCATCTACGTGTACAAGGTGCTGAAGCAGGTCCACCCCGACACTGGGATCTCCTCCAAGGCCATGGGCATCATGAACTGCTTCGTGAGCGACATCTTCGAGCGCATCGCCGGTGAGGCCTCTCGTCTGGCTCATTAC of the Hippoglossus stenolepis isolate QCI-W04-F060 chromosome 10, HSTE1.2, whole genome shotgun sequence genome contains:
- the LOC118116067 gene encoding histone H2B yields the protein MPEPAKTAPKKGSKKAVAKAPGKGGKKRRKSRKESYAIYVYKVLKQVHPDTGISSKAMGIMNCFVSDIFERIAGEASRLAHYNKRSTITSREIQTAVRLLLPGELAKHAVSEGTKAVTKYTSSK